A genome region from Alistipes dispar includes the following:
- a CDS encoding VOC family protein — MIRIDHTAMYVRDLEATRQFFVRFFGAVCGEPYHNPRTGLRSCFLRFGDGARLEIMHRPDMTDPRKEPLRSGYIHLAFGTGSREAVDRLTGELRENGYRIVSGPRITGDGCYESCVEGPEENLIEITE; from the coding sequence ATGATACGAATCGACCACACGGCCATGTACGTCCGGGACCTGGAGGCGACCCGGCAATTCTTCGTCCGCTTCTTCGGCGCCGTATGCGGCGAGCCGTACCACAACCCGCGGACGGGACTGAGAAGCTGTTTCCTGCGTTTCGGCGACGGCGCACGGCTCGAAATCATGCACCGGCCCGACATGACGGATCCCCGCAAGGAGCCGCTGCGCAGCGGCTACATCCACCTGGCATTCGGCACCGGGAGCCGCGAGGCCGTAGATCGGCTCACCGGGGAGCTGCGGGAGAACGGGTACCGCATCGTCAGCGGCCCGCGCATCACGGGCGACGGCTGCTACGAGAGTTGCGTGGAGGGCCCCGAGGAGAACCTGATCGAGATCACGGAATAA
- a CDS encoding DapH/DapD/GlmU-related protein, producing MTLDDFLKLARAGRPLASAETLEFMDRMSDEARRITCRLNASYHTPDEVRELLEQLFGKPVDASVRLFPPFYTDFGKNISVGRNVFINACCHFQDHGGVTLGDGCMIGHNVVFATLNHELDPARRAEMTPAPIVLGRNVWVGSNATILQGVTIGDGAVVAAGAVVTRDVPAATVVGGVPARPIRRIG from the coding sequence ATGACACTGGATGATTTTTTGAAACTCGCCCGGGCGGGCCGGCCGCTCGCTTCGGCGGAAACGCTTGAATTCATGGATCGCATGAGCGACGAGGCTCGTCGCATCACCTGCCGGCTGAACGCCTCCTACCATACGCCCGACGAGGTGCGCGAACTGCTGGAACAGCTTTTCGGAAAGCCCGTGGATGCGTCGGTCCGGCTCTTTCCGCCGTTCTATACCGATTTCGGCAAGAACATTTCGGTCGGCCGGAACGTCTTCATAAATGCCTGCTGTCACTTCCAGGATCACGGCGGCGTGACGCTGGGCGACGGCTGCATGATCGGTCACAACGTGGTTTTCGCCACGCTCAACCACGAACTCGATCCCGCGAGGCGCGCCGAAATGACACCCGCCCCTATCGTGCTGGGGCGCAACGTGTGGGTGGGATCCAATGCGACGATTCTTCAGGGTGTCACGATCGGCGACGGCGCCGTCGTGGCGGCCGGGGCGGTCGTGACGCGGGACGTGCCGGCCGCTACGGTCGTGGGCGGAGTTCCCGCCCGGCCGATCCGCCGCATCGGATGA
- a CDS encoding alcohol dehydrogenase — MRAYAYVGPGRFELLDKPRPELRDSRDAIVRVTLGSICTSDLHIKHGNVPRAVPGVTVGHEMVGVVERVGDRVASVRPGDRVAVNVETFCGECFFCRHGYVNNCTDPDGGWALGCRIDGGQAEYVRVPHADQGLTPIPDTVSDEQALFVGDILATGFWAARISEIGPEDTVLVIGAGPTGVCTLLCAMLKRPRRIIVCEKSPERMRFVREHYPDVLVTGPETCRDFVLRHSDHGGADVVLEVAGTSDTFRLAWECARPNAVVTVVALYDEPQMLPLPDMYGKNLTFKTGGVDGCDCAEILRLIAAGKIDTTPLITHRFPLSRIGKAYRLFETRSDGVVKVAVECGK; from the coding sequence ATGCGAGCATACGCTTATGTCGGACCCGGGAGGTTCGAACTGCTGGACAAGCCCCGCCCCGAACTGCGGGATTCGCGCGACGCCATCGTGCGCGTCACGCTCGGAAGTATCTGCACGAGCGATCTGCACATAAAACACGGCAACGTGCCGCGCGCCGTGCCGGGCGTGACCGTAGGTCACGAAATGGTCGGCGTCGTGGAGCGGGTGGGCGACCGTGTCGCATCCGTCCGGCCCGGCGACCGGGTGGCGGTCAATGTCGAGACGTTCTGCGGCGAGTGCTTTTTCTGCCGGCACGGCTACGTGAACAACTGCACCGATCCCGACGGCGGTTGGGCGCTGGGCTGCCGGATCGACGGCGGGCAGGCGGAATATGTCCGCGTACCCCATGCCGATCAGGGACTGACCCCCATTCCCGATACGGTGAGCGACGAACAGGCGTTGTTCGTCGGCGACATTCTGGCCACGGGGTTCTGGGCCGCCCGGATTTCGGAGATCGGGCCGGAGGATACGGTGCTCGTCATCGGCGCCGGACCGACGGGCGTCTGCACGTTGCTCTGCGCCATGTTGAAACGGCCCCGGCGCATCATCGTCTGCGAGAAGTCGCCCGAACGGATGCGGTTCGTGCGGGAGCACTATCCCGACGTGCTCGTGACCGGACCCGAGACATGCCGGGATTTCGTGCTCCGGCACAGCGATCACGGCGGGGCCGATGTCGTGCTGGAGGTGGCCGGTACGTCGGACACGTTCCGTCTGGCCTGGGAGTGCGCCCGTCCCAATGCCGTCGTGACGGTCGTCGCGCTTTACGACGAACCGCAGATGCTGCCCCTGCCGGATATGTACGGCAAGAACCTGACGTTCAAAACCGGAGGCGTGGACGGCTGCGACTGCGCCGAGATTCTGCGCCTGATCGCGGCGGGAAAGATCGACACGACGCCGCTCATCACGCACCGCTTTCCGCTGAGCCGGATCGGAAAGGCGTACCGCCTGTTCGAGACCCGGTCGGACGGTGTGGTGAAAGTGGCGGTCGAGTGCGGGAAATAG
- a CDS encoding ECF transporter S component: METTVKLYSLEYREAKTYSLAALFVAGNIVLPQLCHTVHMGGPTWLPIYLFTLVGAYKYGRCVGLLTAVASPLLNSALFGMPAAAALPAILLKSTLLALIAGFAAARFRRASLPLFAAVVLAYQTVGTLGEWALSGSLYAAAQDFRIGIPGMLLQVFGGWAAVNYLIRR, from the coding sequence ATGGAAACTACCGTGAAACTCTATTCGCTGGAGTACAGGGAGGCGAAAACCTATTCGTTGGCGGCGCTGTTCGTCGCGGGCAACATCGTCCTGCCGCAGTTGTGCCACACCGTGCACATGGGCGGACCGACGTGGCTGCCGATCTACCTCTTCACGCTCGTCGGGGCCTACAAGTACGGCCGCTGCGTCGGATTGCTGACGGCTGTCGCCTCGCCGCTGCTCAACTCGGCGCTCTTCGGTATGCCGGCCGCCGCCGCGCTGCCCGCCATCCTGCTCAAATCGACGCTGCTGGCCCTGATCGCCGGATTCGCCGCCGCCCGCTTCCGCAGGGCTTCGTTGCCGCTGTTCGCCGCCGTGGTGCTGGCTTACCAGACGGTCGGCACGCTGGGCGAATGGGCCCTGTCGGGCAGCCTCTACGCCGCGGCGCAGGATTTCCGCATTGGAATTCCCGGGATGCTGCTCCAGGTATTCGGCGGCTGGGCGGCAGTCAATTACCTGATCCGAAGATAG
- a CDS encoding DUF1893 domain-containing protein has translation MRRLTEILHGGGWSLVVDNGAIRTFSGRGVSDLYGLLTREPETLRGASVADKVVGKGAAALMVLGGVKEVYADVASAPALGLFAAAGIRVVCREEVPHIVNRTRTGICPVERLCADCRTAGECLPRIGAFLENLP, from the coding sequence ATGCGCCGTCTGACCGAAATTCTGCACGGGGGCGGCTGGTCGCTGGTCGTGGACAACGGAGCAATCCGCACCTTCTCCGGCCGGGGCGTCTCCGACCTGTACGGGCTGCTGACGCGCGAACCCGAAACGCTCCGGGGGGCCTCCGTGGCGGACAAGGTGGTGGGCAAGGGCGCCGCGGCCCTGATGGTTCTGGGCGGCGTGAAGGAGGTGTATGCCGACGTGGCGAGCGCTCCGGCCCTCGGACTTTTCGCCGCGGCGGGCATCCGGGTCGTTTGCCGGGAGGAGGTTCCTCACATCGTCAATCGCACGCGGACGGGCATCTGTCCCGTGGAGCGTCTCTGCGCCGACTGCCGCACGGCCGGGGAGTGCCTGCCCCGTATCGGGGCATTTCTGGAGAATCTGCCGTAA
- a CDS encoding 4Fe-4S binding protein — MLRKIRRTLAVLFFACITLLFLDFTGTLHAWLGWMARVQFLPAVLALNVGVVAALAVLTLLFGRVYCSVVCPLGVFQDFVAWLGGRGKRRKYRFSYSPARRWLRCGTLALFVAALVAGVGSLVALLAPYSAYGRIASNFFRPVYLWGNNALAAVAERVGSYAFYETEVRVAGLPTLLIAAATCAVLVVLAWRNGRTYCNTVCPVGTVLGFLSKYALFRPVIDPEKCRDCGLCARGCKAACIDYRNRRIDYSRCVACMDCLDVCRHGAVGYRFRTKTAASVPGAAAGKRTESAAPADTGRRNFLTGTGLLLGAAVARAQEKKVDGGLAVILDKRAPHRITPLVPPGARSLRHLATHCTGCQLCVSVCPNHVLRPSARPETLMQPESSYERGYCRPECTKCSEVCPTGAILRLTADEKSAVQIGHAVWVRENCVPLTDGVECGNCARHCPAGAITMVASDPASPGSPKIPVVNEERCIGCGACENLCPARPFSAIYVEGHEQHRII; from the coding sequence ATGTTGCGGAAAATCCGACGGACGCTCGCCGTTCTCTTCTTCGCGTGCATCACGCTGCTCTTCCTCGATTTCACGGGGACGCTCCATGCCTGGCTGGGATGGATGGCCCGGGTGCAGTTCCTGCCGGCGGTGCTGGCGCTGAATGTCGGTGTCGTGGCGGCGCTCGCGGTGCTGACGCTCCTTTTCGGCCGGGTCTATTGCTCGGTCGTCTGCCCGCTCGGGGTGTTTCAGGATTTCGTCGCCTGGCTCGGCGGCCGCGGGAAAAGGCGGAAGTATCGTTTCTCCTACTCTCCGGCCCGGCGGTGGCTGCGCTGCGGGACGCTGGCGCTGTTCGTCGCGGCGCTGGTCGCCGGCGTGGGTTCGCTGGTCGCTCTGCTTGCGCCGTACAGCGCCTACGGACGTATCGCCTCCAACTTCTTCCGTCCGGTTTATCTCTGGGGCAACAATGCGCTGGCCGCGGTCGCCGAGCGTGTGGGAAGCTATGCGTTCTATGAAACGGAGGTCCGGGTGGCGGGCCTGCCGACGTTGCTGATCGCTGCTGCGACGTGCGCCGTGCTCGTCGTGCTGGCGTGGCGCAACGGCCGGACTTACTGCAATACGGTCTGCCCGGTGGGGACGGTGTTGGGGTTCCTCTCGAAATATGCGCTGTTCCGGCCCGTGATCGACCCGGAGAAATGCCGGGACTGCGGCTTGTGCGCCCGGGGGTGCAAGGCCGCCTGTATCGACTACCGGAACCGCCGGATCGACTATTCGCGCTGCGTGGCCTGCATGGACTGCCTCGACGTTTGCAGGCACGGGGCGGTCGGCTACCGGTTTCGCACGAAGACCGCCGCATCCGTTCCGGGAGCGGCGGCCGGAAAACGGACGGAATCGGCGGCTCCTGCCGATACGGGCCGCCGGAATTTCCTGACCGGAACGGGGCTGTTGCTCGGTGCGGCGGTCGCCCGGGCGCAGGAAAAGAAAGTGGACGGCGGTCTGGCCGTCATTCTGGACAAGCGGGCGCCGCACCGCATCACGCCTCTCGTGCCGCCGGGCGCCCGGTCCCTGCGCCATCTGGCGACGCACTGCACGGGTTGCCAGCTCTGCGTCTCGGTCTGTCCTAATCACGTTCTGCGGCCCTCCGCCCGGCCCGAGACGCTCATGCAGCCCGAATCCTCCTACGAACGCGGCTATTGCCGCCCCGAGTGCACGAAGTGTTCGGAGGTCTGCCCTACCGGTGCCATCCTGAGGCTCACGGCGGACGAGAAGTCCGCGGTTCAGATCGGCCATGCCGTCTGGGTGCGGGAGAACTGCGTGCCGCTCACCGACGGCGTGGAGTGCGGCAACTGCGCCCGCCATTGTCCCGCGGGGGCCATCACGATGGTCGCCTCCGATCCGGCGTCGCCCGGTTCGCCGAAGATTCCCGTCGTGAACGAAGAGCGCTGCATCGGCTGCGGCGCCTGCGAGAACCTCTGTCCGGCGCGGCCGTTCAGCGCCATCTATGTCGAAGGACACGAACAGCACAGAATCATTTGA
- a CDS encoding DUF3575 domain-containing protein — MKNYLYETAVLLCLALLPGSGASAQECSALRTAGPRFAVRTNALYWATASLNAGFEVGLDPRTSWEVAGGYNPWTFGDNRKLKFWTAQTEFRYWLRRRFAGHFFGLHVLYADYNAGGVKLFGMGDRRYEGFLYGAGLSYGYQWVVGRRWNIEAMLGVGYIRSEYDRYVWKRCGRFLGSGRRNYFGPTRVGVSVGFMIR, encoded by the coding sequence ATGAAAAACTATCTGTACGAAACGGCAGTCCTGCTCTGTCTGGCACTGCTTCCGGGCTCGGGCGCATCGGCGCAGGAATGTTCGGCCCTCCGGACGGCCGGGCCGCGGTTCGCCGTCCGGACGAACGCGCTCTATTGGGCGACGGCGTCGCTCAACGCCGGATTCGAGGTGGGGCTGGACCCGCGGACCTCGTGGGAGGTGGCGGGCGGCTACAACCCCTGGACCTTCGGAGACAACCGGAAACTCAAGTTCTGGACGGCGCAGACCGAATTCCGCTACTGGCTCCGCAGGCGTTTCGCCGGGCATTTTTTCGGGCTTCATGTCCTCTATGCCGACTACAACGCCGGGGGTGTGAAGCTCTTCGGCATGGGCGACCGCCGTTACGAGGGCTTCCTCTACGGCGCGGGGCTTTCCTACGGATACCAGTGGGTCGTCGGCCGGAGATGGAACATCGAGGCGATGCTGGGCGTGGGATACATCCGGTCGGAATACGACCGCTATGTCTGGAAGCGCTGCGGGCGGTTTCTGGGCAGCGGCCGCCGGAACTATTTCGGTCCGACGCGGGTCGGCGTGTCCGTCGGTTTCATGATACGGTGA
- a CDS encoding FimB/Mfa2 family fimbrial subunit, which produces MRERSIALLALALLAGCIREDRAGCPPSQAGRSVVLKIVDAATGRDITESGAAGEAELFLFSPDGTFAGRVSVGSEQVVHHVPVPLPGADPGACRISVWANAGEGQLLRIPADGSRIGEAAVSLIGDGDGYHGVPDDLYFGSAQPAPAGGETPEEVVVVRKNARMHITVRGLDAGLPEERYYLTVRLPDDGYDYEGNPAGGTATIRRSGAFDDRGDLTTGAAFNVIHSGTVAEAVTVTLYERAAGRAVADRAVIAVTENDDGLPIALPSGRTSNLLIDLRDGTGVTIRTEITPWNEVYQWEIW; this is translated from the coding sequence GTGCGGGAACGTTCCATAGCGTTGCTGGCGCTCGCGCTCCTTGCGGGATGTATCCGCGAGGACCGGGCCGGCTGTCCGCCGTCGCAGGCGGGGCGGTCGGTCGTCCTGAAGATCGTGGACGCCGCGACCGGGCGGGACATCACGGAGAGCGGTGCGGCCGGAGAGGCCGAACTGTTCCTCTTCTCGCCGGACGGGACCTTCGCGGGCCGTGTCTCCGTCGGATCGGAACAGGTCGTGCATCACGTGCCGGTTCCGCTTCCGGGTGCGGATCCCGGGGCGTGTCGGATCTCGGTCTGGGCCAATGCCGGGGAGGGGCAGCTTCTGCGTATTCCCGCCGACGGAAGTCGTATCGGGGAAGCGGCCGTCTCCCTGATCGGGGACGGCGACGGCTACCACGGCGTGCCGGACGACCTGTATTTCGGCAGCGCGCAACCGGCTCCGGCGGGTGGCGAGACGCCCGAAGAGGTGGTCGTCGTCCGCAAGAACGCGCGGATGCATATTACGGTCCGGGGGTTGGACGCCGGTTTGCCGGAGGAGCGTTACTACCTGACCGTGCGACTGCCCGACGACGGCTACGACTATGAGGGCAATCCGGCGGGCGGAACGGCCACGATCCGCCGGAGCGGCGCTTTCGACGACCGGGGCGATCTGACGACCGGGGCGGCGTTCAACGTCATCCACTCCGGAACCGTGGCCGAAGCGGTGACCGTAACGCTCTACGAGCGGGCGGCCGGCAGGGCCGTCGCGGACCGTGCGGTGATCGCGGTGACGGAGAACGACGACGGACTGCCCATCGCCCTGCCCTCGGGGCGGACGTCCAACCTGCTGATCGACCTGCGGGACGGAACCGGAGTGACGATCCGCACGGAGATTACGCCTTGGAACGAAGTGTATCAATGGGAAATCTGGTAA